GGCGGCGGCACCGCGTTCGACGACCACCCACCGGGACGCACCCCGAACCTCCTCATCGACATGGGTGGACTCGACCAGGTCATCGAACATTCCCCGGGAGACCTCATCCTCGTCGCCGGAGCCGGTGCCGCGATCTCCGAGCTCAACCGGGTCGCCGGGACGGGCGGCCAAGAGCTCCTCCCGGATTTCCCCGCCGACCGGACCGACTCCGGGGCGACGCTGGGCGGGGCCATCGCCACCCGCGCCGTGGGGCCACGTCGCATCGGTCGCCTGCCCCTGCGTGAGGTCGTCCTCGGCGTCACGGTCGTCCTCGCCGACGGCACTATCGCAAGGGCCGGAGGCAAGGTCGTGAAGAACGTGGCCGGCTACGACCTCGCCAAGCTGATGACCGGCTCCTGGGGCACGCTGGGCATCATCGCCGACGTCGCGATCAGGCTGTACCCGAAACCGCAGACCGAAGGCTTCGTCGAACTCCCGGGCGCAGAGGCCGCCCTCGAGGTCCTCGGCTCTCAAGTGGCTCCGTCGGCCGTGGAGATCGACCGGTCGCCGGGCGGTCGGGCATCGGCCGTGGTCATGGTCGAAGGACTCCCCGAATCGGTGGAGTCGAGAACCGCTCGGATGGTCGACACGTTTCCCGGAGCAGCGCCCGGGGTCCGGCCGAGCTGGTGGTCCAGGCGCGCCCAGGCACCGGTGACGATCAGGGCCTCGGTCTCACCGGCGCTGGTACCCGAGCTGGTGGCTCAGATCTCCCAGCTCGAGGACACCATCGGGCACCCGATCCAGCTGCGGGGGTCCGCCA
The Brevibacterium marinum genome window above contains:
- a CDS encoding FAD-binding oxidoreductase — protein: MTEARPGFARPDSVEELSELMTGAHRDGRSVAVCGGGTAFDDHPPGRTPNLLIDMGGLDQVIEHSPGDLILVAGAGAAISELNRVAGTGGQELLPDFPADRTDSGATLGGAIATRAVGPRRIGRLPLREVVLGVTVVLADGTIARAGGKVVKNVAGYDLAKLMTGSWGTLGIIADVAIRLYPKPQTEGFVELPGAEAALEVLGSQVAPSAVEIDRSPGGRASAVVMVEGLPESVESRTARMVDTFPGAAPGVRPSWWSRRAQAPVTIRASVSPALVPELVAQISQLEDTIGHPIQLRGSAMGVFDLGIGAADADPTIATRVVLEHLRSWSRRQLSATLLCAPAAVWDEVDAWGEVPGFGLMRTIKDQFDPDGLLSPGRGIGGL